Sequence from the Carassius gibelio isolate Cgi1373 ecotype wild population from Czech Republic chromosome A7, carGib1.2-hapl.c, whole genome shotgun sequence genome:
AACATGACACTCTTTCAGTAGAGGCCTTTATTGTAAGTGCAAGAACTGTAAGAAATTAAGATAACCCTATCACTTCTGTTGCTGAAATCTCTGCGTTTTCTCACCTGTTGTGCTCTCTAGCAGCCGTTTAGCAATAAAACAGGTGGGAACTCCAActgtatcacaggaataacagCTTCTGCAGACACATTTTAGATCACATACTACATGCAAACCTCACAACTGCTTTGTAATAGTTATAATGATACACTTATTCTTCAAACTTATGTTGGCATGTCTGTTTGAAAAGCTCATACTGTCTTTAAAACTAAAAACAGTGAGACCTTGCAAAAAAATGGATATCATTCAGTTTATAGCCATAGGGCACCGAGTCTTAAACGATCAGTCCTCAATCTGCTGGATCATTTTGTCACCAATTTGAGACTCCAGATGCCTTTCTGGAACctcattttcatttgatttaaaaaatgtaagaatttgacaaAAAAGAtgacacaaacacatttcagaaagcatatacagtacatacatttatGACTTGGCTTGTGCTACTCTAACATCAGGGTGCCAGTGTCGCAAACCACCTTACTGTATAAAGCAAGGCTATCATTGTCCCTGTCTAGGCTCTTAAAAGCTATTTTTGGgatcaaatgttttgttgttgttgttattttctggCCAAGCCCAGGTTATTGGGCTCCTAAAATCTGACGTGGAAGACATTTTCACATTTGCAAGTGCGTTCaatgcgttaataattttaacgcataatttttctccataattaattaatctaattaacgcgttaaattaccagccctaatacACACAAAACGTTGGAAAGTAAacgttatataattataaatttctgacatttttattaaattttattcagGTTTTTCTATCTCCCTGTCCAAATCAAACAAATATTGTATTCAACATTTGTTCAGTCACATTTGGGTGCAAATTACTCATAACTCATGTCCCAGGCTGATCTCTCTGttgaatgctttttaatgttgtcATTTTGATTGCCTTTTgaagatttatttaaagaaactcTTTGTACAAATCGCAATCACTGTGTAGAACTCACAAATGCAGTGGTCAAATCACAGTTTCTGTATCTGAAAAGACATGCCTCTGTCAGACAGATCATATGAACTTAAAGCTTTGCTCTTTTCTCCACCTTATTTTTCAGCATGGAAGAAAACCATTTTCTGCGAATGTGTGAGACTTCCGGTTCATACTGGTACTTCATACTTTCGGTAGAACTGCTTGttctacaaaccagtgtgttcattattaagaaaatatactaaaataatatggtgcaaataataagcagcaaaatgAGTGGTTTTATACAGATAAAAATAGCTGGAAACAGATGACGCCGGAAGCCAGACACAGGAAACAGGCAAATGTCAAAATCCTTACTCTTACCCCTTCAAAACtcttaagggaaaaaaaaaatgcttttttttttttttttaagagaacatTATGTCAACAAATAAGGAAagcaattaaaatacaaaaatataaaataatgaaaataatggaaataataataataataaaatacaagacAGGGGTATATAATTAAACTAAACACATCACATTCAAATGAAAGATTGAACATATTGAACTTATCAATTTCAACTGCTTTTAAAGCCTTCTTATTACATGAGTTATAAAAAGtcccaaataaatgttttatttcagtaagCAAAACGGAAAAGTAGCTTCTGACTTGAGAATTGAGTTTATAAAATTTTGTTAACAAGATAAGACGATTaagtaagtatatattttttttttttttgtcaatgcaCTTTTTTCCAGTTAACAAATCCAAACAGACATTTTCCCAAAGTAAAGAAAATTCTTTATCAATATTATCATTAACAAATAAGAAAATGTCTTTACACTACAATTTAGAGTAATGGCAGTGGCAAAATAAATGTGTCTGGttgatgtttaaaaatacaaataaaaattataaatatatattttttaatatataaatatatatttttttctttaagaaagtATTAACAGGATATATACGATGGATAATTAGAAAGGAAATTTCATTTTCTTATTAGTAATTATGTATCTATTCACAATCAACCAAACTTAATCCAGGCAATATcagaaacaaaatatttctaataaacTGTAACATTTGGAATTGATACAAATTCATCAATAAATAACAAGCGTATTGATTTATAGGAATAAGCAGCTGAAAGGCAATGTTTCCCCACCTCTGAAACAGTAGGATCTAAAGTGGATTGATTGTCAGCGGTCTAAAAATAATGACATCACAGCATTGACGTCAGAGCATGACAGCGCATTCAGTGAGATATTGTGTTATATTGAAACGACAGCGACACTATGAGAGACGGCGTTGGTGGAGGGTTGAATGCAAAGCAGTCAGATTACCTCACATCTCATTCACCGGTGAGAAAACTTCACAGTATAAAGCacgtaatattacaataataatgtttatttttatttaatttttttactgtaaaaactcAACATACAACAATAGACGACCgccttcattaaaaaaatattttattattgtaccaGTTCTGAAAAATAAAGACTTGCTTTTAGATTGCTCCATATAAAAAAGAATGTGGAGagaaattatgtttataaatAAGAGACCAATCAAGAAGCTTTTTCTTTGTGGAATGCAAAGAGTTTAACaggtaaataatttaattacacaaagaaataaattaagccACCCAGCTTTGAAAATATATGATTAGGGATATAATTCCAAATCGACGAGGGACATTTTAAGAAGTGTTTCCTCCAATTGactttaaaactgtaatttaaagtattaaaataaaagaaataaaaagattttCATCACAACGGTTATCTTAATAATATGGATACGATTCCTCCAGACAAAATTAAATAACAGATTATCTTTcattttacaaattttattttccaaatgtaaagCCAAAGCTGCATGTGTCAGTCTAGATAAACCTTCAGCTTTAGTAAGTAATACCCTtccttttaaagaaatgttccatTAAATCTAAAAGGAATAAtagaagaacattattttgtgtatttggtgtaacgcAATGTGTTCGTGTGgtacataaaaccatgtctgcatttgtgattggagaaacgacaaacaacaagcactgctCTACACGCACATtttaatcatcagtggcaaattctttaaatatgaaaacatacttacaggtcagaagtgccagactgtgcttgcaaagttggaactgccccaatTTATAGAAAGAAACTTTGTGCCAGAGcgagcattgtaggctactctctaaggttcaggaaacagtcctccataaaatgtgcagcacacatctgaatatttgggttgaactgttctggaactgttgtaaatacaacttaaccactgatttctagttgtgtcctcttttggaagacaaaacaaagtattttcactttctcactgaaacacacagcatcactACAACATTGCAGCCGCGGCAACAACAATATACAGTAAGAATAAAAGTtgcgccttctttctttgcatgaacatttgggtggtgttatgcaaatcttcccacattgtgatgtagacattgtgtttaaacaagccattttaggagggtgtggatgagtcttaacttttagaaataactttagggatcttatctatgcatgaACAGCTTTTTACACTCCAAAgtgaaaggaaaacttgaaatcgcatcatttTACCCCTTAAAGAAGAGAGTAGTGTCAACCGCCAACTGACTGATGTACATGCACATACACAACCCTGGCAGCGATGATGGAGGAATCTGCTATCCTTACATTGCCTGCCTGGCGAGAATATGATGCCATCAATTAAGGAAAGCGATGTATGTTTCTATGGTAATTCAATGTAAACTCACCTATCAAGGAGAAACAAAGCTACCTCAGTGTTCAGTCCCAGGCCTTCCCGCTCCTTGAGTTTCTTCACCACTGGAAACTGCTCCAATATTTACACAAGTCCAACCTCTTGCctgatcatttttaatgttttgttcttCTGAGATTTTCCTCTTTTTGAAAAAATCTCTTGCTATAGTCGATCTGCTAATatctgtcctgtgcactcactgaGCGCTGTCTTCTCCTTATCATTACTTAGATACGCCCCTTACTACTGATTGGCAGCGAGTGTGTTTCAGGACTCAGTTTGACACTGTGGACAAAagcgtttttttaaatattgtttagtACACCTTTATCTTAGTGATTGCTattgggatgtgaagagactttcatcaagcatataaaaaatgtttttgatgttTGTGTGTCACAAACATCAAATGTTATTTCTAATGTTGTTAATTGTATCATTCATAGCTAATAATGCGTAAATCAAGTAAATGACATAAATTACACAAAGTAACGACTGTCatgattacttaaaaataaataaataatacataatgaatgtgtttttgcttCAGAATATAAgctatgtaaaaataataataataataataataataataataataataaaaagtgatcTGGGTTTCTCCAAAGAATTTCTGTGTAGTAGCCTACTGAAggacagtcgtggccaaaagttttggcagtgcacacattatttttattttttttgcaaagtttgctgcttcattGTTTGTAGATAATTTTTCCAcatgtttctatggtatactgaaaaacaatgataagcgTATTATAAGTTTTAAAGCTttttactggcaaaaaaaaagaaagaaaatttacAGTGTTGTCCCCTGTCcttcataacctctgcaattcGCTCTagcatgctggatattagcttctgggccgAATCCAGACTGATGATGATCCATACTTGCCTTAGTTCTCGGAGTTGATcataatttgtgggcttctgcttgtccacttgCCTTTTGtggactgaccacaggttctctatgggactGAAATCtggggagttgcctggccacagatccaaaatttcaatgtaatgatgTTTGAGCCAGTTCTTATCACTCTtgttttgtgacatggtgctccatcatgctggaaaattcACAGATCATCACCAATCTGCAATTAGAAGAAGTCGCTCTTGGAGGATATTTTGAtactattctttattcatggcagtgtttttgggcagaattatgagagagcccactACCTTGGTTGAAAAGaaaccccacacatggatggtctcaggattCTTCACTGTTGGCACGTCACAGGACTCATGGCAGCATTCACCTTTTATTCTCCAAACAATCGATTTTCCAGATGCCCCAAATATTCAGAAGGCagcttcatcagagaacataaatttgcaccagtcttctgcaGTCTAATCTTTAaacttcctgcagaatttcagtctgtccttgacgTTTTCCTTGGAGAGAAGTGGCGTCTTTGCtccccttcttgacaccaggccgttgtccaaaagtcttgtcctcactgtgtgtgcagatgctctcacacaaaCCTGCTGCtgttcctgagcaagctctgcactgctggagacacCATTCTGTAGCGGAgacgtcctgaagacttcttcactgcagtcaaaCCTCTCTTCTTGAAGTTCTTGATAATCTGGTAAATTGTTCTTTCAGGTGCAgtattctttgtagcaatttccaTCACTAATaagaacacaatgattggaagCGCTTCTTCCTTCCTTTTATATCAttcagtctgctcttacaatctaattagtatgatagtgatttTACCGGAGtagtactcattcacacttaTACATGTGTTGCTGATATGATTAATCAATTAATGTTATTTGGTCATTTTGTTTTAGGGTCAAAAAATAGTGaaataacatttttgtgaaaagttaATTTTTTGGCCAATTATCGATAATCTAgcaacaatgtgaatgaacaccacaacaacttaaacagcaaactttgcaaaacaatgtcactgccaaaacctttggccatgactgtatgtgATCATCTTACAATCATGAATCTCTCTTGCTTTTGCTCTGACAGCCACACGAGGGCGACAGACATCTTTTGGTACATTAGAGTACATTAAAAACATGATATAATTGACGTGATTTGATGGATATGCAGgatttacttaagtaaaatttaaattttgcttATGAAAACTTGTGAAATTCTTACTTTTACATGTTCTACTAAACAAATAGTGTAAGAGATCAGTAGCACCTTTGCCACTGCATCAATGCAGAAGAAAAGATGTCTTTAACTGTCCTTTTGGACTATTGTTTATCTGCCACTTCAGTAATAAGACTTTTCTCATTCTTACATTGTAAAAGAAGAAAAGACTGACTGCTACAGCTACAAAAATCATATTTTGCTGAGGGACCTGAGCTAACTTTTTGAACACCACTGCgaatagaaaatgttttttttttttttaaagtatatttaatgtaactttagATGACCTGTGTCATGTATCAGACTCTCGGCAGTTGAGCAGATGGTCCTTCAACATCGGACAACTGTAACTGAATACAGAAACATTTGATtggtacagtataaaaaacagTACATCTACATCCTCataaaacgtgtgtgtgtatgtgcgtgtgtgtttgtatctCAGTTGTAGGGAAGCAGGTATTGCATAGTCTCGTATTTGGTTCAGTACTCACAAGTGAAGTTACCCATCTATCTATACAATAAAGTAGAATACTACAATAGTATatgtgtcagggttttggtaagggaggaactcaagtgcagacagggaatcacaaaacaaagggtttattacaaaaaggggaaaacaaaacccacaagggggaaaacacggagcaaggtaaagactaaataactaaaacaggactggactaacaagataaacaaggactctaaatactaactataaacaaacactcacggtaatacaaacacttcttaaggaacaatcacagagtggaacaatcacaggtacaatgacaatgacaatgaaccgacgcaagacagagcacactaggagatctaaataggggtactaatcaagacacgacaggtgttacagataggacaatcaagacacgactaggttaacaaggggggcggggcaagggaacgagacaacacaagcacatggcccaaagacaaggccatgcgcttgtacacaaaacatgggtctgtcatgatcctgcctcaagactaggaaaaatcaaggacacgagggcagaatcatgacaatatGTCCCTACTCTGATAcagactttcttttttaaaccGGTActgtatatgcacacatataGATATTTAGTGACATGTTCATCTATATTTATGAATTTACAAACACTTGGGTCTTGAACTTGAGACATCGCCAATCAAGAGACTTTAGTTAGTTAgtaatcttatttttttaaacaggataAAGACAATTCATTCAATAAAGCAAAAACGACATGAACATGAGTTTTGATAGCCACAAAATACAGAGAAGTAAGTTCAGTACATTTGATGCTCATTAGGCATAAATATACGGAAGGAAATAATGGGAAGAGCTTGCAGCAGAACAGTTTTCCTCTGCAATAAGCACCATGATAAATTAACTTAGTTCAGTTATGATCTAAAAAttatactgaattttttttttacatttaatgtagcatatatgaaatattttagagTGAAGATAAATAGAGAAAAAACTAATTACATGAGGATGACTTTTTGCTAGTAGGGTAAGAAAAATAAGGAAATGTGACGAGGAATGAGGAATGATGAGAGGAATCAAAGGAATTGGGAATATGAGGAATGATCAGATCAGATGACAGTttcttttaatacttttatttgttaAGGTGAGCTCATGGATCACTCATGTAGTACATGACATTCAAAATATTATGATTAGCTTAATTAATATTAGTTTGTTGGATGTGAAAGCACATTTTGACAGACCATTGCAACAGCGACAACAGAAAGACCATCAGAAATCAACTCCACAAGTACAATGTCAGCCTGTTTAAGCCTCGGATTCAAACATCTTCTTCCTGCCGCCCATGCCGGCCTTATCCTCGATGTTCTTACGCCAGTCTCCCACTGCCTCCTTAtcctaaaataatttgtgaaagaATTTCAAGATTTGAAATAATTCCTTTGGTAGGTAAAAGTTTCTTTATTGCTGTAGTGTGTGCTGACCTCCTCCTTGACCTCCTTCTTGACCTGTTTGAGGTTGGCTCTCAGGTCCAGGGACACTTTGTGTTTGGAGCCCAGCAGGGCCTGCAGCATGGCATCAGCAGACATCCGTACTTTCTTAAGAGCGGGTTTCTTGAATTTACCTACCAGGTCCTGAACCTTTATCTTCAGGTcctcaatctaaaaaaaaaaaaaaacatgtagcgTTATTCGCTAAAAGTCAACCCCATGAGAGATAAACAAATGAGAGAGCAGAATCCGTGAGTGTAAACCTCTTTTTCACTCTTGGCCACTTTAACAGACAGGTCATatctctcctcatccaccacaTCAATCTTCTGATGAAGCTCTTTGCACAGGTTCTGACCACAGTAGAGAAGACATTTAATAACAGAGTAAAAtacttcaataaaaataaaggatttCATGCATGTGTACCTGTAATTCCTGCAGTGAGCCAGGCAGAGACAGAGGAGGACTTTTCTCCTCCATATAGCGAGCTCTGTCCTCCTCTGTCCGCTTTTCCTCACCCACCAGCAGCTCCTTGGCTATACCCAGAATCAAACTCTATAACAAACAATGGGGAAAAGACACATGCAACA
This genomic interval carries:
- the LOC128016798 gene encoding troponin I, fast skeletal muscle-like, with protein sequence MSDKKMSSSRRHHLKSLILGIAKELLVGEEKRTEEDRARYMEEKSPPLSLPGSLQELQNLCKELHQKIDVVDEERYDLSVKVAKSEKEIEDLKIKVQDLVGKFKKPALKKVRMSADAMLQALLGSKHKVSLDLRANLKQVKKEVKEEDKEAVGDWRKNIEDKAGMGGRKKMFESEA